Proteins encoded together in one Chryseobacterium taklimakanense window:
- the lysA gene encoding diaminopimelate decarboxylase yields the protein MTNQDLINIATEFGTPVYVYDAESIKEQYGKLKNSFSDNTRFFYACKALTNINILKYVNQLGADLDCVSINEVKLGLKAGFEPERILFTPNCVDLAEIEEAMAHKVHINIDNISILEQFGNKYGNSYPIFIRVNPHIYAGGNHKISTGHIDSKFGISIHQMRHIERVMKSTNILVEGLHMHTGSEIKDADVFLQGLEIMFELSEHFPDLKYIDMGSGFKVPYQKDDMETDVQTLGKKVEKVFTSFLKESGKDLQLWFEPGKYLVSKSGHFLVKANVIKQTTATVFVGVNSGFNHLIRPMFYDSYHIIENLSNPNGPERIYTVVGNICETDTFAWDRKINEVRETDIIVFRNAGAYGYEMSSNFNSRLKPAEVFYIDGKAHLIRKRDEFEDLLKNQIEVL from the coding sequence ATGACAAACCAGGATTTAATCAACATCGCCACAGAATTCGGGACGCCGGTATATGTCTACGATGCGGAGTCGATTAAAGAACAATATGGGAAGCTGAAAAATTCCTTTTCAGATAACACAAGATTTTTTTACGCCTGTAAAGCTTTGACGAATATCAATATTCTAAAATACGTCAATCAGCTGGGTGCCGATCTCGACTGCGTTTCGATCAATGAAGTAAAACTTGGCCTGAAAGCCGGTTTTGAACCTGAGAGAATCCTGTTTACGCCAAATTGCGTTGACCTTGCAGAAATAGAGGAAGCCATGGCTCACAAAGTGCACATCAATATCGATAATATTTCGATTCTGGAGCAGTTTGGCAATAAATACGGAAACTCATATCCAATTTTTATTCGTGTAAATCCACATATTTATGCTGGAGGTAACCATAAAATCTCTACTGGGCACATCGATTCCAAATTCGGGATATCGATTCACCAGATGCGCCACATCGAACGTGTAATGAAATCTACAAATATTTTGGTGGAAGGGCTTCATATGCACACCGGAAGTGAGATCAAGGATGCCGATGTCTTTCTGCAGGGCCTGGAAATTATGTTTGAACTTTCGGAGCATTTCCCGGATCTGAAATACATCGACATGGGAAGCGGTTTCAAAGTGCCTTACCAAAAAGACGATATGGAAACCGATGTGCAGACACTCGGAAAAAAAGTGGAAAAGGTATTCACCAGCTTCCTGAAAGAAAGCGGGAAAGACCTTCAGTTATGGTTTGAACCTGGAAAATATTTGGTTTCAAAATCGGGGCATTTTTTGGTAAAAGCCAATGTGATCAAGCAGACCACGGCGACGGTTTTTGTGGGCGTGAATTCTGGGTTTAATCACCTGATCCGCCCGATGTTTTACGATTCTTACCACATCATTGAAAACCTTTCAAATCCAAACGGCCCGGAGCGGATCTATACTGTTGTCGGGAATATCTGTGAGACCGATACTTTTGCGTGGGACAGAAAAATAAACGAAGTGCGGGAAACCGATATCATCGTTTTTAGGAATGCCGGCGCGTATGGTTATGAAATGAGCTCAAATTTTAATTCAAGATTAAAGCCGGCTGAAGTTTTCTACATTGATGGTAAAGCGCATCTGATAAGGAAAAGGGATGAATTTGAAGATTTACTGAAAAATCAGATTGAGGTTTTGTAA
- the miaB gene encoding tRNA (N6-isopentenyl adenosine(37)-C2)-methylthiotransferase MiaB: MQEKYIDETKQGEAYAIAEKPENTKKLFLESYGCQMNFSDSEIVASILNNEGYNTTLNVEEADLILLNTCSIREKAEQTVRMRLSQFKKQKENNPGLTVGVLGCMAERLKSKFLEEEHLVDLVVGPDAYRDLPNLLKETEGGSDAINVILSKEETYADISPVRLGGNGVTAFVTITRGCDNMCTFCVVPFTRGRERSRDPHSILAECKELWENGYKEITLLGQNVDSYLWYGGGPKKDFAKATDLQKATAVDFAHLLEMVAKEVPGMRIRFATSNPQDMSLDVFRMMAKYDNICKYVHLPVQSGSNNMLKAMNRQHTREEYLELIQEAKKLVPEIAFSQDMITGFCGETEEDHQDTLSLMKEVEYDYGYMFAYSERPGTPAHKRMEDNVPPEVKQRRLAEIIKLQGELSRKRMSSYVGRNHEILIEGTSKKNENQWKGRNSQNAVCVFDKEEGQKVGDIVTVFVYDNTQGTLLGKKADIVSV; encoded by the coding sequence GTGCAGGAAAAATATATAGACGAAACCAAACAGGGCGAAGCTTACGCGATCGCGGAAAAACCGGAAAACACCAAAAAACTTTTTCTGGAAAGCTACGGCTGCCAGATGAACTTTTCCGACAGTGAAATCGTGGCTTCCATTCTGAATAATGAAGGTTACAATACCACTTTAAATGTTGAAGAAGCAGATTTAATTTTGCTTAATACCTGTTCCATCCGTGAGAAGGCTGAGCAGACCGTTCGGATGCGCCTTTCACAGTTCAAAAAACAGAAAGAAAACAATCCGGGGCTTACCGTGGGCGTTCTCGGTTGTATGGCTGAACGTCTCAAAAGCAAGTTTTTAGAAGAAGAGCATTTGGTGGACTTAGTCGTGGGGCCTGATGCTTACCGTGATTTGCCAAACCTGCTAAAAGAAACCGAAGGCGGAAGTGATGCCATCAATGTAATCCTTTCAAAAGAGGAAACTTACGCTGATATTTCTCCGGTTCGCTTGGGTGGAAACGGTGTTACTGCATTCGTTACGATCACGCGGGGTTGTGATAATATGTGTACATTTTGCGTAGTTCCTTTCACCAGAGGGCGTGAGCGCAGCCGCGATCCCCATTCAATTTTGGCGGAGTGCAAAGAACTTTGGGAAAACGGCTACAAGGAAATTACCTTGCTTGGCCAGAACGTTGACAGCTACCTGTGGTACGGCGGCGGACCGAAAAAAGATTTTGCTAAAGCCACTGATTTACAGAAGGCCACGGCAGTAGATTTTGCACATTTGCTGGAAATGGTTGCCAAAGAAGTTCCGGGAATGCGCATCCGTTTTGCAACTTCCAATCCGCAGGATATGAGCCTGGATGTTTTCAGGATGATGGCGAAATATGACAACATCTGTAAATATGTTCACCTGCCGGTGCAAAGCGGTAGCAACAACATGCTGAAGGCCATGAACCGTCAGCATACCCGTGAAGAATATCTCGAACTCATCCAAGAAGCCAAAAAATTGGTGCCTGAAATCGCCTTTTCACAGGATATGATTACCGGTTTCTGCGGTGAAACTGAGGAAGATCACCAAGATACCCTCTCCTTGATGAAAGAAGTTGAGTATGACTACGGTTATATGTTTGCCTATTCTGAAAGACCGGGAACTCCGGCCCACAAAAGGATGGAAGACAATGTTCCGCCAGAGGTAAAACAAAGACGGCTGGCTGAAATCATTAAGTTGCAGGGCGAGCTTTCCCGGAAAAGAATGAGTTCATATGTCGGACGGAATCATGAAATTTTAATCGAAGGAACTTCCAAGAAGAATGAAAATCAATGGAAAGGCCGCAATTCCCAAAATGCTGTTTGCGTTTTCGATAAGGAAGAGGGCCAGAAAGTTGGTGACATCGTGACTGTTTTTGTTTACGATAATACGCAGGGTACACTTTTGGGAAAAAAAGCGGATATAGTGAGCGTATAA
- a CDS encoding sigma-54 interaction domain-containing protein, producing MTDLQSIKTRYGIIGNYPALNRALEKAIQVAPTDISVLVIGESGVGKEFIPKIIHSESRRKHQPYIVVNCGAIPEGTIDSELFGHEKGAFTGATSTRKGYFEVADGGTIFLDEVGELPLQTQVRLLRVLESGEFMKVGSSQVQKTDVRIVAATNVNMMKAIQDGRFREDLYYRLNTVQIDMPALRDRKGDIHLLFRKFAIDFAEKYRMPELQLTDDAVSYLENYSFPGNVRQLRNLVEQMTVVEQKREINSVCLAEYIPVQANLPAVVQKNQPGSISTSEFHSEREIMYKILFDMRNDINDLKSLTSELIKNRGTGGFSNQEQDLINRIYTPEKQSANPNSLLYFENSNRNPVNPTIISSPNENDYDDVEDIEVEEAQPVSLSLQNNERELIVRALEKHKGRRNKAADELGISQRTLYRKIKQYNLED from the coding sequence ATGACCGACCTTCAATCCATAAAAACACGCTACGGCATCATAGGCAATTATCCTGCGCTCAACCGGGCTCTGGAAAAAGCCATTCAGGTGGCACCGACTGATATTTCAGTTCTTGTCATCGGAGAATCGGGTGTCGGAAAAGAATTTATTCCGAAAATTATCCATTCTGAATCCAGAAGAAAACATCAGCCATATATCGTCGTGAACTGCGGGGCAATTCCCGAAGGAACAATTGATTCCGAACTTTTTGGACACGAAAAAGGCGCTTTTACAGGTGCGACTTCCACGAGAAAAGGCTATTTTGAGGTGGCCGACGGCGGAACTATATTTTTGGACGAAGTTGGAGAACTCCCTCTGCAGACGCAGGTCCGTTTGCTTCGAGTGCTGGAAAGTGGCGAATTTATGAAAGTCGGCTCCTCACAAGTGCAGAAAACAGATGTGAGAATTGTGGCAGCCACCAACGTCAATATGATGAAAGCCATTCAGGACGGGCGTTTTCGTGAAGATCTGTATTACCGGTTGAATACGGTGCAAATCGATATGCCGGCATTGCGTGACAGGAAAGGCGACATTCATCTGCTTTTCAGGAAATTTGCAATTGATTTTGCCGAAAAATACCGAATGCCGGAACTTCAACTGACCGATGATGCGGTTTCATACCTCGAAAATTATTCATTCCCGGGAAATGTGCGGCAGCTGAGAAATCTGGTGGAGCAAATGACCGTTGTGGAGCAAAAACGTGAAATAAACTCCGTGTGTCTCGCAGAATATATTCCTGTGCAGGCCAATTTACCGGCTGTAGTTCAGAAAAATCAGCCAGGCAGCATTTCCACCTCAGAATTTCACTCCGAAAGGGAAATCATGTACAAGATCCTTTTCGATATGCGAAACGACATAAATGATTTAAAATCCTTAACTTCGGAACTGATAAAGAACAGGGGAACCGGCGGCTTCAGCAACCAGGAGCAGGATTTGATCAACAGGATTTATACTCCGGAAAAGCAGAGTGCTAATCCAAATTCGCTGCTTTACTTCGAAAACAGCAACCGTAATCCGGTAAATCCAACAATCATTTCAAGCCCTAATGAAAATGATTATGATGATGTTGAAGATATCGAAGTGGAGGAAGCCCAACCCGTTTCACTGTCACTTCAAAACAATGAAAGAGAATTGATTGTGAGAGCTTTAGAGAAACATAAAGGGAGGAGAAATAAAGCCGCTGACGAACTGGGAATTTCCCAAAGAACGCTTTACAGAAAGATAAAACAGTATAATTTAGAAGATTAA
- a CDS encoding LptE family protein gives MERFKNSNYGFQKSFGRLFTISFFSFLLFLQACYSFTNSSLNPDVKTIQIKDFINNAALVNPTLAQQFTIDINNRFLQRTTLKGATENPHILIEGEITDYTISPTTISSPVENSVGGQIQAAQNKLTITVKVHYENAIEPEKGFDRTYSDEAVFSSDLDINQIEASQIKIVNERIINKIFNDIIADW, from the coding sequence ATGGAAAGATTTAAGAATTCGAATTACGGATTTCAGAAGAGCTTTGGAAGGCTTTTCACAATTTCCTTTTTCTCTTTTCTCCTCTTTCTTCAGGCCTGTTACAGTTTTACCAACTCGTCACTAAATCCGGACGTGAAAACGATTCAGATCAAAGATTTCATCAACAATGCTGCATTGGTAAATCCAACTTTGGCGCAGCAGTTTACGATAGACATCAATAACCGTTTCCTGCAACGCACCACCCTGAAAGGGGCAACCGAAAATCCCCACATTCTGATTGAAGGCGAAATCACGGACTATACGATATCCCCCACCACGATTTCATCGCCGGTAGAAAACAGTGTAGGCGGGCAAATTCAGGCGGCACAAAATAAATTGACGATTACCGTAAAGGTCCACTACGAAAATGCGATTGAACCTGAAAAGGGCTTTGACCGTACTTATTCGGACGAGGCGGTTTTCAGCAGTGATCTGGATATCAATCAGATAGAAGCTTCGCAGATTAAAATTGTGAACGAGAGGATCATCAACAAAATTTTCAACGATATTATAGCAGACTGGTAA
- a CDS encoding class I SAM-dependent methyltransferase gives MQQEEISKPYHDFIDTHPESGANESLISLYKRLFELGLKSDSTVLELGCGVGNFTKLLAKRVKRGIIEAVDLSEKSIEAAKKQLAEKTNILFTAADAVKYIPQDKNFNFVTLLDVIEHIPLSLHGNLFRQISTYTDENSIVCINIPNPEYIEYVREHETANHRPIRTAASPSSTSGRCRFRNDFL, from the coding sequence ATGCAGCAAGAGGAAATTTCAAAACCTTACCACGATTTTATAGACACCCATCCGGAAAGCGGCGCAAACGAGAGCCTGATTTCACTCTACAAAAGGCTTTTTGAACTGGGCCTGAAATCAGATTCTACGGTGTTGGAATTGGGCTGCGGTGTTGGAAATTTCACGAAACTGCTGGCCAAGCGCGTAAAAAGAGGCATTATTGAAGCCGTAGATTTAAGCGAAAAGAGCATTGAAGCCGCAAAAAAGCAGCTTGCTGAAAAAACTAATATTTTGTTTACTGCGGCAGATGCGGTGAAATATATTCCACAAGATAAAAATTTCAATTTCGTAACCCTGCTCGATGTGATTGAGCATATTCCCCTTTCATTACACGGGAACCTGTTCCGCCAGATTTCCACTTATACGGACGAAAACTCGATCGTTTGCATCAATATCCCCAATCCGGAATACATCGAATACGTGCGTGAACATGAAACTGCAAACCATCGACCAATCCGTACAGCTGCTTCCCCTTCTTCAACATCTGGAAGGTGTAGGTTTCGAAATGATTTTCTTTGA
- a CDS encoding DUF3127 domain-containing protein: MELQGTVKKLFETQTFASGFQKREMILLTQEQYPQPISIEFLSEKISLLDNVSEGDEVKVGINIRGREWTSPQGETKYFNSITGWRLEKAAAGNSYNEPTQAQPSANATTASAPDNPFAEEEDDDLPF, encoded by the coding sequence ATGGAATTACAAGGCACAGTGAAGAAACTTTTTGAAACCCAGACTTTTGCAAGCGGTTTCCAAAAAAGAGAAATGATATTATTAACGCAGGAGCAGTATCCCCAGCCGATAAGCATCGAATTTTTATCTGAAAAAATATCTTTGCTGGATAATGTTTCAGAAGGGGATGAAGTGAAAGTTGGGATCAACATCCGCGGCCGGGAATGGACTTCACCACAGGGAGAAACCAAGTATTTCAACTCGATCACGGGCTGGAGGCTGGAAAAAGCTGCTGCCGGAAACAGCTACAATGAACCTACACAAGCTCAGCCTTCAGCAAATGCTACTACAGCTTCAGCTCCTGATAATCCTTTCGCTGAAGAGGAAGATGATGATTTGCCGTTCTGA